One Kineococcus aurantiacus genomic window carries:
- a CDS encoding Gfo/Idh/MocA family oxidoreductase, protein MTRTVNGTVRVGLIGGGGITRAHVRGYLAHAEKIAVAAVADVVEEAANTRAAELGAKPFTDYREMLASADVDAVDICLPHHLHADAIVAAAEAGKHVLCEKPLCLTAEEARRVAEAVRANDVTLMCAHNQLFFPSVAKARELLDAGLLGTVYEVRTTDSFHNDFDPENMGWRASAKTSGGGELIDTGYHPTYLLLHLADAQPTEATAFLSTHRLKFMEGEDSAQVLVRFANGVVGQMVTSWAYDPAPGTEKFSVVGELGSLTGTADSVTYQLRSGEEETFTFPATDAFVDEIGAFADCLREGTRPLHTEVEGIAVLGVLLAAYEGARTGTVAKVLSI, encoded by the coding sequence GTGACCAGGACCGTCAACGGCACCGTCAGGGTCGGGCTCATCGGCGGCGGCGGGATCACCCGCGCGCACGTCCGGGGTTACCTCGCCCACGCCGAGAAGATCGCGGTGGCCGCCGTCGCGGACGTCGTGGAGGAGGCCGCGAACACCCGCGCCGCCGAGCTCGGCGCGAAACCCTTCACCGACTACCGCGAGATGCTGGCGAGCGCCGACGTCGACGCCGTCGACATCTGCCTGCCGCACCACCTGCACGCCGACGCGATCGTCGCCGCCGCCGAGGCCGGCAAGCACGTGCTGTGCGAGAAACCCCTGTGCCTGACGGCCGAGGAGGCCCGCCGCGTCGCCGAGGCGGTCCGCGCGAACGACGTGACCCTCATGTGCGCGCACAACCAGTTGTTCTTCCCCTCGGTGGCCAAGGCCAGGGAACTGCTGGACGCCGGGCTGCTCGGCACGGTCTACGAGGTCCGCACGACCGACAGCTTCCACAACGACTTCGACCCCGAGAACATGGGGTGGCGGGCCAGTGCCAAGACCAGCGGCGGCGGTGAGCTCATCGACACCGGCTACCACCCGACGTACCTGCTGCTGCACCTGGCGGACGCGCAGCCCACGGAGGCGACGGCCTTCCTGTCCACGCACCGGCTGAAGTTCATGGAGGGCGAGGACTCCGCGCAGGTCCTCGTCCGCTTCGCCAACGGCGTCGTCGGGCAGATGGTCACGAGCTGGGCGTACGACCCGGCGCCGGGCACCGAGAAGTTCTCCGTCGTCGGGGAGCTGGGCTCCCTGACGGGCACGGCGGACTCGGTGACCTACCAGCTGCGCAGCGGTGAGGAGGAGACGTTCACCTTCCCCGCCACCGACGCGTTCGTCGACGAGATCGGCGCGTTCGCGGACTGCCTGCGCGAGGGCACCCGGCCGCTGCACACCGAGGTCGAGGGCATCGCCGTCCTCGGCGTCCTGCTCGCGGCCTACGAGGGGGCGCGCACCGGCACGGTGGCGAAGGTGCTCTCGATCTGA
- a CDS encoding Gfo/Idh/MocA family oxidoreductase: protein MPAATPPLNVAVLGCWHVHAKDYARSAAAHPGTTLVAVWDRDPELGRPLAQEFGVEHTDDLDALLARDDVHAVTVTTETTAHTEVISAALAAGKHVFTEKLLAPTVEECERLIALAADAGLALVVSLPRLYHGYALAVHEVLESGSLGPLTYARVRLSHDGAVHGRDHGEGGWLPDRFFDPVPSVGGALTDLGCHPVYLTQWFLGADPRTVRAVYASLTPRAVEDHAVVTVGYDDGRIGVIEAGFVSNDAFTIDVHGTEGSIHYTDQDARLWRRWPDGKVEDLEVPADAPDAFGQWVGHAVDGTRAIDNLERAVELTRLVVRANTAAGGSK from the coding sequence GTGCCTGCTGCGACCCCACCCCTCAACGTGGCCGTGCTCGGCTGCTGGCACGTCCACGCCAAGGACTACGCCCGCTCCGCCGCGGCCCACCCCGGCACCACCCTCGTCGCCGTCTGGGACCGCGACCCCGAGCTGGGCCGCCCCCTGGCGCAGGAGTTCGGGGTCGAGCACACCGACGACCTCGACGCCCTGCTCGCCCGCGACGACGTCCACGCCGTCACCGTCACGACCGAGACCACCGCGCACACCGAGGTCATCTCCGCCGCGCTCGCGGCCGGCAAGCACGTGTTCACCGAGAAGCTCCTCGCGCCGACCGTCGAGGAGTGCGAGCGCCTGATCGCCCTGGCCGCCGACGCCGGGCTGGCGCTGGTCGTCTCGCTGCCGAGGCTCTACCACGGGTACGCGCTGGCGGTCCACGAGGTCCTCGAGTCCGGCAGCCTGGGCCCGCTGACCTACGCCCGCGTCCGGCTGTCCCACGACGGCGCCGTCCACGGCCGCGACCACGGCGAGGGCGGCTGGCTGCCCGACCGGTTCTTCGACCCCGTCCCCAGCGTCGGCGGCGCCCTCACCGACCTCGGCTGCCACCCCGTCTACCTGACCCAGTGGTTCCTCGGCGCCGACCCGCGGACGGTCCGCGCGGTCTACGCCTCGCTCACCCCCCGCGCCGTCGAGGACCACGCCGTCGTCACCGTCGGGTACGACGACGGCCGGATCGGCGTCATCGAGGCGGGTTTCGTCAGCAACGACGCCTTCACGATCGACGTCCACGGCACCGAGGGGTCGATCCACTACACCGACCAGGACGCCCGGCTGTGGCGCCGCTGGCCCGACGGGAAGGTCGAGGACCTCGAGGTGCCGGCCGACGCCCCCGACGCGTTCGGGCAGTGGGTCGGGCACGCCGTGGACGGCACCCGCGCGATCGACAACCTCGAACGCGCCGTCGAACTCACCCGCCTCGTCGTGCGGGCCAACACCGCTGCAGGAGGATCGAAGTGA
- the sthA gene encoding Si-specific NAD(P)(+) transhydrogenase, translating into MGMRDHYDLLVLGSGPGGQKAAIAAAKLGKKAALVDGGSMMGGVCVNTGTIPSKTLREAVVHLTGMGVRDVYGANFRVKDDITMADLSARTTHVMRREAEVVRDQLSRNRVDLHDGMARFTGPHSVVVEAPGLPARHLTADKFVIAVGTRPARPADVDFGSDRVVDSDGVLQLTEIPQTLVVVGAGVIGIEYASMFAALGTRVTVVESRPAFLDFCDSEIVEALKAELRDLRVAFRLGESVVKVQADEQGTMTTLASGKRIPADTVLYSAGRQGATDTLDLAAAGLEADKRGRLVVDKQFRTEVEHIYAVGDVIGFPALASTSMEQGRLAAYHAFGEQVNSLIELQPIGIYSVPEISYCGHTEDELTRAAVPYEVGVARYRELARGAIVGDSHGKLKLLVSTEDRKLLGVHVVGTSATELVHVGQAVMTCGGTVDHLVDTVFNYPTLSEAYKVAALDVTNKIRAASRFDV; encoded by the coding sequence GTGGGTATGCGCGACCACTACGACCTCCTGGTCCTCGGCTCCGGTCCCGGCGGCCAGAAGGCGGCCATCGCCGCGGCCAAGCTCGGCAAGAAGGCCGCCCTCGTCGACGGCGGGTCGATGATGGGCGGTGTCTGCGTCAACACGGGGACGATCCCGTCCAAGACGCTGCGCGAAGCCGTCGTCCACCTGACCGGCATGGGCGTGCGCGACGTCTACGGCGCCAACTTCCGCGTCAAGGACGACATCACCATGGCCGACCTGTCGGCCCGCACCACCCACGTGATGCGCCGCGAGGCCGAGGTCGTGCGCGACCAGCTCTCGCGCAACCGCGTCGACCTGCACGACGGCATGGCCCGCTTCACCGGCCCGCACAGCGTCGTCGTCGAGGCCCCCGGCCTGCCCGCGCGGCACCTGACCGCCGACAAGTTCGTCATCGCCGTCGGCACGCGCCCCGCCCGCCCGGCCGACGTCGACTTCGGCAGCGACCGCGTCGTCGACTCCGACGGCGTCCTGCAGCTCACCGAGATCCCGCAGACCCTCGTCGTCGTGGGCGCCGGGGTCATCGGCATCGAGTACGCCTCGATGTTCGCCGCCCTCGGGACCCGGGTCACCGTCGTGGAGTCGCGGCCCGCCTTCCTCGACTTCTGCGACTCCGAGATCGTCGAGGCGCTCAAGGCCGAGCTGCGCGACCTGCGCGTCGCGTTCCGCCTCGGGGAGTCCGTCGTCAAGGTCCAGGCCGACGAGCAGGGCACCATGACCACCCTCGCCTCCGGCAAGCGCATCCCCGCCGACACCGTGCTGTACTCCGCCGGTCGCCAGGGCGCGACCGATACCCTCGACCTGGCCGCGGCCGGGCTGGAGGCCGACAAGCGCGGCCGCCTCGTCGTCGACAAGCAGTTCCGCACCGAGGTCGAGCACATCTACGCCGTCGGCGACGTCATCGGCTTCCCCGCGCTGGCCTCCACGTCGATGGAGCAGGGCCGCCTGGCGGCCTACCACGCCTTCGGCGAGCAGGTGAACTCCCTCATCGAGCTGCAGCCCATCGGGATCTACTCCGTGCCCGAGATCAGCTACTGCGGCCACACCGAGGACGAGCTGACCCGCGCCGCCGTCCCCTACGAGGTCGGGGTCGCCCGCTACCGCGAGCTGGCCCGCGGCGCCATCGTCGGCGACTCCCACGGCAAGCTGAAGCTGCTCGTGTCCACCGAGGACCGCAAGCTGCTCGGCGTGCACGTCGTGGGGACCTCGGCGACCGAGCTCGTCCACGTCGGGCAGGCCGTCATGACGTGCGGCGGCACCGTCGACCACCTCGTCGACACCGTCTTCAACTACCCGACGCTCAGCGAGGCCTACAAGGTCGCCGCGCTCGACGTCACGAACAAGATCCGGGCCGCGTCGCGGTTCGACGTCTGA
- a CDS encoding glycosyltransferase yields MDARVLTDKYHGIGRVLDQLLQRLVREPDLELVLFHSGERSQRFDVERFAAFPSVELRRFDLSMDSPRQTPAWWRAARAAGVDLVFHPYHVGAPLVGRGRRAVLVHDCILEADRRFAPAGVRLPYMALTAAVVRTSEVFTVSRASAEALRSTYRVPVSLDRVVHNGVAEEFARARPLDATARADLGLPERFVLTVGARRPHKDVATVVRALPMLPPDVHLVMVGNVDARLPDEVPGVIDRLGVAGRVHHVPFVPEEHLPGLYATADALVYPSLVEGFGLPMLEAMAAGTPVVASDIPVFREVGAEAALFAAPGDAAAWAQQVRRLSGPYADDELRRSLVSAGRSNAAGYRWDTAASNLLQQLRRAGRRRPSVPAR; encoded by the coding sequence GTGGACGCTCGCGTCCTGACTGACAAGTACCACGGCATCGGCAGAGTCCTCGACCAGCTCCTCCAGCGACTGGTCCGTGAACCGGACCTGGAACTCGTGCTGTTCCACTCGGGTGAGCGTTCGCAGCGTTTCGACGTCGAGCGCTTCGCCGCCTTCCCGTCCGTCGAACTCCGGCGGTTCGACCTCAGCATGGACTCGCCGCGGCAGACTCCGGCGTGGTGGCGGGCCGCCCGGGCAGCCGGTGTCGACCTGGTCTTCCACCCGTACCACGTGGGTGCCCCTCTCGTGGGGCGCGGGCGTCGCGCCGTGCTGGTGCACGACTGCATCCTCGAAGCGGACCGCCGGTTCGCGCCGGCAGGTGTGCGGCTGCCCTACATGGCGCTGACGGCCGCGGTGGTCAGGACCAGCGAGGTGTTCACGGTCAGTCGCGCCTCCGCGGAAGCCCTGCGGTCGACCTACCGCGTGCCGGTCTCCCTGGACCGCGTCGTCCACAACGGCGTCGCCGAGGAGTTCGCCCGGGCTCGTCCCCTGGACGCCACCGCCCGGGCCGACCTCGGGCTTCCCGAGCGGTTCGTGCTCACCGTCGGCGCGCGTCGACCCCACAAGGACGTGGCCACGGTGGTGCGCGCCCTGCCGATGCTGCCTCCTGACGTCCACCTGGTCATGGTGGGCAACGTGGACGCACGACTGCCGGACGAGGTACCGGGTGTGATCGACCGCCTGGGTGTGGCTGGACGAGTGCACCACGTGCCCTTCGTCCCCGAGGAGCACCTGCCCGGCCTGTACGCGACGGCCGACGCCCTGGTGTACCCGTCGTTGGTGGAGGGTTTCGGTCTGCCGATGCTGGAGGCGATGGCCGCCGGCACCCCTGTCGTCGCCAGCGACATCCCCGTCTTCCGCGAGGTGGGCGCGGAGGCAGCGCTGTTCGCCGCGCCGGGTGATGCAGCGGCGTGGGCGCAGCAGGTCCGACGGCTGAGCGGTCCGTACGCCGACGACGAGTTGCGCCGCTCGCTGGTGTCGGCCGGCCGGTCCAACGCTGCCGGGTACCGCTGGGACACGGCGGCGTCGAACCTCCTGCAGCAGCTTCGCCGCGCTGGTCGGCGTCGACCGTCGGTGCCGGCCCGCTGA
- a CDS encoding oligosaccharide flippase family protein encodes MTAARVDVAPTTAAAAPRAGGLSLRTGRRAPRSTGAHASGLLTVANVAIGVLNYLYSLSLTHLMPAAQYTVFAAVLSVLIIQGTIGSAGVPWVLARDLALRGDDPSAARRSVTFAFWLNLWSGALLAGLVALVCASFASSGAVVVTSLTAFLLAVSSTGAGWLQGHRRTNLIAVLKLSEVVVKVVTGILLARATSGSAAMVLLASLLGCLVLFASFPSFARSIGRPTSVAHTADLWVSAARIGGLQIGVAVIGAADSLVVTMVSAAASDTAAYQAASTLGRVPLFVSTAVSTAVFPLLVRENSAKARSRALISYLLVSCFGWVVLVTVPPAVLGALFPSEFSTLRNWLAFTAPLGVLAGLLNLVSTFEQARVDSWHPHLVLGGAALLYVSAISLAGHFGGLTAFAVATLAGAVVAVGAVVLLPSQRSVPVELVAALHPWVYVVAAVVVGALVFAPGPVWWLVVTALAGATVACVAFPEFQGLLPQCWQAVLARVVREKRGRHRR; translated from the coding sequence GTGACGGCCGCACGGGTCGACGTCGCCCCGACGACCGCAGCGGCCGCCCCCCGGGCCGGGGGGCTGTCGCTGCGCACCGGTCGACGGGCGCCGCGCAGCACCGGTGCGCACGCGTCCGGGCTGCTCACGGTCGCCAACGTGGCGATCGGCGTCCTGAACTACCTGTACTCGCTGTCGCTGACGCACCTCATGCCCGCCGCGCAGTACACCGTCTTCGCGGCGGTGCTCTCCGTCCTCATCATCCAGGGCACCATCGGCTCGGCGGGAGTCCCGTGGGTGCTCGCCCGGGATCTCGCCCTGCGCGGCGACGACCCCTCCGCCGCGCGCCGGAGCGTCACGTTCGCCTTTTGGCTGAACCTGTGGTCGGGAGCTCTGCTGGCCGGCCTCGTGGCCCTGGTCTGCGCCTCCTTCGCCTCCAGCGGCGCTGTCGTCGTCACGAGCCTCACGGCCTTCCTGCTCGCGGTGTCGTCGACCGGGGCGGGGTGGCTGCAGGGACACCGTCGAACGAACCTCATCGCCGTGCTCAAGCTGAGCGAGGTCGTCGTCAAGGTGGTGACCGGCATCCTCCTGGCTCGAGCGACGTCCGGTTCGGCCGCGATGGTCCTGCTCGCCTCCCTGCTCGGGTGCCTGGTCCTCTTCGCCTCCTTCCCGTCCTTCGCCCGCTCGATCGGCCGACCCACGTCGGTGGCGCACACCGCCGACCTGTGGGTGAGCGCAGCGCGGATCGGTGGGTTGCAGATCGGCGTCGCGGTGATCGGCGCGGCGGACAGCCTCGTGGTGACGATGGTCAGCGCGGCAGCCAGTGACACCGCCGCCTACCAGGCGGCCTCGACCCTGGGCAGGGTGCCTCTCTTCGTGAGCACCGCCGTCTCCACCGCCGTCTTCCCGCTGCTCGTGCGCGAGAACTCCGCGAAGGCCAGGAGCAGGGCCCTCATCAGCTACCTGCTGGTCTCGTGCTTCGGCTGGGTGGTCCTCGTCACCGTTCCACCGGCGGTGCTCGGAGCTCTCTTCCCGAGCGAGTTCTCGACGCTGCGGAACTGGCTGGCGTTCACGGCCCCCCTGGGTGTCCTCGCCGGCCTCCTGAACCTCGTCTCGACCTTCGAGCAGGCCCGCGTGGACAGCTGGCACCCCCACCTGGTCCTGGGTGGAGCCGCCCTCCTGTACGTCTCCGCCATCTCCCTCGCCGGCCACTTCGGGGGCCTCACCGCCTTCGCCGTGGCGACGCTCGCGGGGGCGGTCGTCGCGGTCGGAGCGGTCGTGCTCCTGCCCTCTCAACGTTCGGTGCCGGTCGAGCTGGTGGCGGCGCTGCACCCGTGGGTCTACGTCGTCGCGGCAGTCGTCGTCGGGGCTCTCGTGTTCGCGCCGGGACCGGTCTGGTGGCTCGTGGTGACGGCGCTGGCGGGGGCGACCGTCGCCTGCGTGGCCTTCCCCGAGTTCCAGGGTCTGCTCCCTCAGTGCTGGCAGGCGGTCCTCGCCCGAGTCGTCCGCGAGAAGAGGGGCCGGCACCGCCGCTGA
- a CDS encoding phospholipid carrier-dependent glycosyltransferase translates to MVGATLAVRLPGIRTAYDVYVDEFVYLLQGQSVRDGHVPPGTPSQPFLIHPPGFFVYESLWMRLFGVDADRFGAVFAMREAQQVLVALTAVGLFLVVRELTGRTPALITGLVFALDPFIARQNGRILLESSTVAWAVLGLAVLVPLMNRRNAVVPAPRRSARREVAVAAAGGLLFGCAIATKDMAAFITAFPLALGLLTGWFLPRKLSAVALAAACVPYAVFVGFVASAGLLPELWRSKTWGLSRLAGATITTGYNADDAPSITSVAVQQLHDFGTSYAVMAVGAAASLWLLVRARRQSEKFVAVVAVSGCGVVGYGVLFGTSEEHLFYFVVVPVLVPLAVAATDLVRRARRGNPRTSIAVVGAVLAVALVFDTFSWARLRATPDDGQVQAYEWLTHNAPPGSKVVWIAGQTKYVFRGTDYSTIPLRDPAQMAAQAPFYLLILQKEVEQRYSYASPRDVQWYVSRSDLVFQQRGATYGDVSVYRVHDPSTW, encoded by the coding sequence GTGGTCGGCGCCACCCTCGCTGTCCGTCTCCCCGGCATCCGGACCGCCTACGACGTCTACGTCGACGAGTTCGTCTACCTCCTGCAGGGCCAGAGCGTCCGGGACGGCCACGTCCCCCCGGGGACACCGAGTCAGCCGTTCCTCATCCACCCACCGGGTTTCTTCGTCTACGAGTCCTTGTGGATGCGCCTGTTCGGGGTCGACGCCGACCGCTTCGGTGCCGTGTTCGCCATGCGCGAGGCGCAGCAGGTGCTCGTGGCGCTGACAGCAGTGGGACTCTTCCTCGTGGTGCGCGAGCTCACCGGCCGCACTCCTGCGCTGATCACAGGACTCGTCTTCGCCCTGGACCCCTTCATCGCACGCCAGAACGGTCGGATCCTCCTGGAGAGCTCGACCGTGGCGTGGGCCGTCCTGGGGCTCGCGGTCCTCGTCCCGCTGATGAACCGTCGCAACGCCGTGGTGCCGGCCCCGCGGCGGTCGGCGCGGCGAGAGGTCGCGGTGGCGGCGGCCGGTGGCCTGTTGTTCGGTTGCGCGATCGCCACCAAGGACATGGCTGCCTTCATCACGGCCTTCCCCCTGGCGCTGGGCCTGCTCACCGGGTGGTTCCTCCCCCGGAAGCTGAGCGCCGTCGCGCTGGCCGCCGCCTGCGTGCCCTACGCGGTCTTCGTCGGTTTCGTCGCCTCAGCCGGTCTGCTGCCGGAGTTGTGGCGGTCGAAGACCTGGGGGTTGTCCCGGCTCGCCGGCGCGACCATCACGACCGGCTACAACGCCGACGACGCCCCCTCCATCACCTCGGTGGCGGTGCAGCAGCTGCACGACTTCGGCACGAGCTACGCCGTGATGGCCGTCGGTGCAGCGGCTTCGCTGTGGTTGCTCGTGCGGGCGCGACGGCAGTCGGAGAAGTTCGTGGCGGTGGTGGCGGTCTCCGGTTGCGGCGTGGTCGGGTACGGCGTCCTCTTCGGCACCAGCGAGGAGCACCTGTTCTACTTCGTCGTCGTACCCGTCCTGGTACCGCTCGCCGTCGCGGCCACCGACCTGGTCCGGCGGGCACGGCGGGGGAACCCCAGGACGTCGATCGCCGTCGTCGGGGCGGTCCTCGCGGTGGCCCTGGTCTTCGACACGTTCTCGTGGGCACGGCTGCGTGCCACGCCTGACGACGGTCAGGTGCAGGCGTACGAGTGGCTGACGCACAACGCCCCGCCCGGGTCGAAGGTCGTGTGGATCGCGGGCCAGACGAAGTACGTGTTCCGCGGCACCGACTACTCGACGATCCCCCTGAGGGACCCCGCGCAGATGGCGGCACAGGCTCCCTTCTACCTCCTAATCCTGCAGAAGGAGGTCGAGCAGCGGTACTCCTACGCCTCGCCCCGGGACGTGCAGTGGTACGTCTCGCGCTCCGACCTCGTCTTCCAGCAGCGCGGCGCGACGTACGGCGACGTCTCGGTCTACCGAGTGCACGACCCCTCGACCTGGTGA
- a CDS encoding polyprenol monophosphomannose synthase yields MHVCPAICEGESSRRNDHGAMNPAQEAAVRVLVVLPTYQEAENIERTLGLVLAASVRPDVLVVDDSSPDGTGRLVEEIGAQHPGRVQLMTRAVKDGLGGAYRAGFRRAVDGPHDVVVQMDADGSHPVSALAPMLAAIESGADLVLGSRYVRGGGVDDDWPLERRVLSRGGNLYASALLRLGVRDLTGGFKMWRTELLRSLPVDRLDAAGYAFQIQTTLAAKRDGATVVEVPIHFTERRYGESKMSSTIVREAMVAVARMAIEGPEPGRRRRGGSLVVNLPQQQGEVSRLAGAGGPADGAGESLRGAARVGVKPPQV; encoded by the coding sequence GTGCACGTCTGCCCCGCCATCTGCGAGGGCGAGAGTTCGCGGCGAAACGATCACGGAGCAATGAACCCGGCACAGGAGGCTGCGGTGCGCGTTCTTGTGGTGTTGCCCACCTACCAGGAAGCCGAGAACATCGAGCGCACGCTCGGTCTCGTGCTGGCGGCGAGCGTCCGACCCGACGTCCTCGTCGTGGACGACAGTTCCCCCGACGGCACGGGGCGGCTGGTGGAGGAGATCGGGGCCCAGCACCCCGGCCGCGTGCAGCTGATGACGCGAGCGGTCAAGGACGGTCTGGGAGGGGCCTACCGCGCGGGGTTCCGCCGTGCGGTGGACGGCCCGCACGACGTCGTGGTGCAGATGGACGCCGACGGGTCCCACCCCGTCAGCGCTCTGGCGCCCATGCTGGCCGCGATCGAGTCCGGGGCCGACCTCGTCCTCGGTTCACGGTACGTGCGCGGGGGTGGGGTCGACGACGACTGGCCGCTCGAGCGACGCGTCCTGTCCCGCGGCGGGAACCTCTACGCCTCCGCTCTGCTCCGCCTCGGCGTTCGCGACCTCACCGGCGGGTTCAAGATGTGGCGCACCGAGCTCCTGCGTTCCCTCCCCGTCGATCGCCTCGACGCTGCGGGGTACGCCTTCCAGATCCAGACCACGCTCGCCGCGAAGCGCGACGGGGCCACCGTCGTCGAGGTTCCCATCCACTTCACCGAACGGCGGTACGGGGAATCGAAGATGAGCAGCACGATCGTCCGCGAGGCCATGGTGGCGGTGGCTCGCATGGCGATCGAGGGGCCGGAGCCAGGACGTCGTCGTCGTGGTGGGTCCCTCGTCGTCAACCTCCCCCAGCAGCAGGGGGAGGTGTCGCGACTCGCGGGGGCGGGCGGTCCTGCCGACGGTGCCGGCGAGTCGCTCCGAGGGGCCGCACGTGTCGGCGTGAAGCCTCCACAGGTGTGA
- a CDS encoding glycosyltransferase family 4 protein, whose amino-acid sequence MRALIVTSEAPPTVSGISRTVGRLAEGLRARGHVVDTVSSTEIPRIVFGEVRLSSFALHWPGIRRKMQGYDVVNLHGPVPTLSDVFLLMTRFSRPSSRVPLVYTHHSAIEIEGMLKATDVYNGVHRWLSHVADRTVTTSRFYRDSLFAPSARNVSVIPWGVDPVPGIVQRSPREPGQPLRVLFVGQMRPYKGVDVLLDAVIGRAELQLTLVGAGPDLEKHERTVRSRGAQNVRFLGRVPDAELHLAYQEHDVIVLPSVTRAEAFGLVVLEGMVRGLVPVVSELPGVRDVAEGAGVVVPPRDADALRRALVDLAADPHEIARLHSRSLERAAELSWESTIDAYEKVMLELAPRESEHRVVDVRDGGSGYVVPRQTPRGSGDVQGANAGLPPTTRRVRLGPGPWATPRRGVRGTTPALPQNTAVDTAVDTAVDTASS is encoded by the coding sequence ATGCGCGCGCTGATCGTCACATCCGAGGCCCCGCCCACCGTTTCAGGCATCTCCCGGACGGTGGGGCGCCTCGCCGAGGGCCTTCGAGCTCGTGGTCACGTGGTGGACACCGTCTCCTCCACGGAGATCCCCCGGATCGTCTTCGGGGAGGTCCGTCTCAGTTCCTTCGCGCTCCACTGGCCCGGCATCCGCCGGAAGATGCAGGGGTACGACGTGGTCAACCTGCACGGTCCGGTGCCGACGCTCAGCGACGTCTTCCTGCTCATGACGCGGTTCTCCCGTCCTTCGTCGAGAGTTCCGCTGGTGTACACGCACCACTCGGCCATCGAGATCGAGGGGATGCTCAAGGCGACCGACGTCTACAACGGCGTGCACCGGTGGTTGAGCCACGTCGCCGATCGGACCGTGACGACGTCACGGTTCTACCGAGACAGCCTCTTCGCGCCGTCAGCGCGCAACGTGTCGGTCATCCCCTGGGGAGTGGACCCCGTGCCGGGCATCGTGCAGCGGTCTCCGCGCGAGCCCGGTCAGCCGCTGAGAGTCCTCTTCGTCGGGCAGATGCGTCCCTACAAGGGGGTGGACGTCCTCCTCGACGCCGTCATCGGACGCGCCGAACTGCAGCTGACCCTGGTGGGAGCAGGGCCGGACCTGGAGAAGCACGAACGGACCGTCCGATCCAGGGGTGCGCAGAACGTCCGCTTCCTCGGCCGGGTGCCTGACGCGGAACTGCACCTCGCCTACCAGGAGCACGACGTCATCGTCCTGCCCTCCGTGACCCGAGCGGAGGCCTTCGGGCTGGTCGTCCTCGAGGGCATGGTGCGCGGGCTCGTCCCCGTCGTCTCGGAGTTGCCGGGCGTGCGGGACGTGGCCGAGGGGGCCGGGGTCGTCGTCCCGCCCCGGGACGCGGACGCCCTGCGACGTGCCCTGGTCGACCTCGCGGCCGATCCGCACGAGATCGCCCGGCTGCACTCGCGGTCCCTGGAACGGGCCGCCGAGTTGTCCTGGGAGTCGACGATCGACGCCTACGAGAAGGTGATGCTGGAACTCGCCCCCCGGGAGTCGGAGCACCGCGTGGTCGACGTGCGCGACGGCGGTTCCGGGTACGTCGTCCCGCGGCAGACGCCGAGAGGGAGCGGCGACGTCCAGGGGGCGAACGCCGGGCTGCCTCCCACGACCCGACGGGTGCGGCTCGGGCCGGGACCGTGGGCGACGCCGCGACGAGGGGTGCGCGGCACGACCCCCGCACTCCCCCAGAACACGGCGGTCGACACGGCGGTCGACACCGCGGTCGACACCGCGTCGTCGTGA